The DNA segment ACGCGGTGGCTAAGATTCTATGGGAAAAAGCGGATGTCCGCACAGATTGCCGGAGGGGCCGCGCAGACATCGGATACGGCGCGCGGCTCACGATGCGCGGGCACTTCGGGGAGTCGCGGCGAACGAATTCGGATTGTGAAAAAGGAGGCATTCATGGAGTTCTCGTTTGAAAGCGTTTTTGTACGGAGAAAAGACAACGGCAAGAAGATCTTCGTAAACAGGTGCTTCTGTCCGGCCAGCTACGACGCGAAGAACCTGCTTTGCGTACATGGTCTGACGTCGTCGAACCACGTATTTGACCTCGATTACAAGGATTACAGCGTGGCGCGCTATTTCGCGCGAAACGGTTATAACGTCTGGTGCATGGATTACGGCGGCTATGGGCTGTCGGACAAATACGAGAACGGTTTCGATGTGGACACGGAGAACGCGGCGAAGGACGTTGTCGCCGTCGCCGGGGAAATCTGCGCGCGCCAGCATGCCGACAAGCTGAACGTCCTTGGCTGGTCTTGGGGAAGCATGACCTCCGCCCGGGCTTCCGCGATGCGTCCCGAACTGTTCCGAAGAATGGCGTGGGTCGGCCCCTGTTTTGGCGGCACGCTTCCGACGACCGTGGTCAAAGAACCTTTTACCACGCTTTCCTATCCGTATTGCGTGCGCGTGTTTCAAAGGGTGAACGGCTCGGATACGGAAGTCGACTATGCGACGGTGGAGCACGGTTTGGTGAGTCTGTGGGTCGAACAGGTGTTCAAAAACGACGCGGGGCACGGACGTCCCAACGGAGGCAACCGCGACATCTCGGCTGCAGGGGACAAATGGCTGATCGAACCGGAGACGGCCACGTGCCCCGTCCTTCTTCATTTCGGGGACAAAGACGTGTACGTCGACAAAGGACGGGTCAAAATAGCCCTTGACAAGCTACCGAACGGTTCCGCCTGCAATTTCATGAAAGGCGCGGGGCACGCGCTCTGGGTGGAAAGGGATTATTACAGACCCTTCCGCGAGCGGACTCTGGCGTTCTTTGAAGAGGAGTGACGCAGGGGCAGGGGATACGGAGGACGGAAGGAACAAGGGCGCCGGTCGGCATTTGCCGCGCGGCGCCCATATTTTTACAGTTTCGGCCCGACAAAGGCAAATCCTTTCCTGCACATCGAAAACCCCGACAACGAGGAGGAAAAGATGGACGAAAGCGGAAAAAAGCACCGTGTCACGATGTTCCTTGACGTTATTTGCGAATGGTGTTACCTGGCCAAAGGGATTTTGGACAGTCTGCGCGGCCGTTACGATCTTGACGTGACCCTGCTCTTTATGGAAATACATCCCGACGCGCCGGAAGGCGGGATGCCCATGAGCTGGCACATCCCCGAACCGAAAAAGTTCTTCGCCATGCTGAACGCGATGGGAGCACCTTACGGCGTCCGTTTCCGCGATAGGGACGTTTTCTCCAACACGCGCAAGGCCCTGCTCGCCGCCGAGTACGCGAAATCCATCGGCAAGGGAGAAAATTTTCTGCGCGCGATCTGGAGAGCCTATATGGAAGAGGGAAAAAACATTTCCGAAGAGGCCGTGATCGAAGAAGCGGCTATGACGGCGGGGCTCGGCCCCCGGGCGCTCGAGGTCGCGTGGGGAGCTCCGGAGTGGGGCGAGCGCCTTCGGGAAAATGCCGTGCTGAACGATCGCTGCGGAATGGACGGCAACGTGCCCGGATTTGTCATCGACGGAAAATACACGCTCTCAGGCGCTCAGTCCGCAAAGACATGGGAAGAGATCCTGCAGAGGATCGAACGGACGGGAGATTGACGCTTTTCGTCGATCAAAATATCCGATCGGCAACGCCGTTTTCCGCACCGTGCCGTCATAAATCTTGCGTTTTTCAGGGAATAAATATATACTTTTCATGCTTAACGTTATTTTTATTTCCGAAGGAGGAGTGTTTCATGAAAAAATATCGTGCCGGGCTCTGTCTCGCTGCCGCGCTGCTGGGCGCCGGAGCGGCTTTCGCCGCCGTGGAGCTGAAGCCGCAGAAGCACGGCCAGTGCTACACGGCCGAACAGCTCTTCATCCTCGACAAGAAAGGCGCCGGCGGCGGCATGGGCACGCTGCACGGCGAGTTCGCCTTCCGCCGCGAGCAGGCGCTCGAAGACGACGCGATCAAGGAGATCGGCTGGATGACGCTGAAGCCCGGCGCCTACATCGGCCTGCACTCCCACAAGGACAACGAGGACGCCTACCTGATCGTCTCCGGCAAGGGCGTTTTCACCGACGGCAACGGCAACGCCTGGGTCGTCGGCCCCGGCGACATGACGCTGGCCCGCCCCGGCCAGTCGCACGGCCTCGCCAACCTCTCCAAGGAAGACCTCGTGTTCCTCGACATCATCGCCAAGAACAACGCCGCCGACCTTGAAGCGCTCGCGAAGAACCCCACCGGCCAATGCTTCCGGCTGAAAGACCTCTTCGACAAGAACGTCGAGAAGGCCGGCGCGGGCAAGGGCACGGGAGTGCTCTACGGCAAGTTCGCCTTCCGCCGCGAGCAGGCCACCGACGACCAGGCCATCAAGGAGATCGGCCTGATGACCCTGAAAAAGGGCGCTTCCATCGGCATGCATCCGCACGTGGACAACGACGACGCCTACATCATCATCGCCGGCACGGGCGTTTTTACCGGCAGCGACGGCAAGGAGATCGAAGTCGGCCCCAAGTCCGTCACCATCGCCGGCCCCGGCGAGAGCCACGCGCTGCGCAACGACAACGACCAAGACCTGGTCTTCATCGACCTGATCGCCAGGAACCACGCGCTCAAAATCGCCAAATAACCAGGCATTTCGCGAAACAGAAAGGCAGGAAAAGGAGAGATCGTCTCCCTTTCCTGCCTTTGCGTTTTCATTTTTTTACCCCAGCGCCAGCTTCGCCACGCCGTCGGGCGAGAGCGCGCCGGCTTCGCGCAGCACGATGGGCGCGTTCCGGGCGAAGCTGCCGTGTTCGATGAAGCGGAAGGCGGCGGCGCAGACGTCGATCAAGGCTTCCGCGCTCCGGTGCGCGCGCGTCCAGCCGACAGCTGCAAAACGCGCCAGAGCGTAAACGGCGCAGAACGCTGCCAGTTCTTTTCTCAGCGACTCCGTCGCCGCGGAACAGGGGAAGCCGCAAAAGAACACGTGATTCACCAGCAGGTGTTCGGCAAAAACCGGCCATTCCGGAAATTCCGCCTCGAAGTCTTCCGAAAAACGAACGTACTTTTCCACGGCGGGAGCGAGCTCCGCCGCCGCGGCAGTCTTGAGCGCTTCCCCATCGAGAGGGAGGCCGTAGAGGGCGAAAACTTCCCGGGCGTAGTCGCCCAAACTGAGGCTGTCGCAGGCCAGTTCGCCCATCAGCAGCGCGCAGAGGCGAAAAGCCGCGGCGCGGTCAGGCTCCGCTTCCCCGGGAACAAGCCCGGCCAGCGCTCCTAAATTCATCAGCCGCCGCGGCACAGGACAACCGCGGTCCTGAAGAACGGCAAGACAGCGGTCGCGCGTCTCTCTGTCGCGGCGCGCCCGTTCGCCGTCTTCGCCGATCCGGAAGTCGGGCAGCGAAGCGGGCTTTTCGATGAGCAAAAAGCGCAGCGGCTCCCGCTGCTCCAGAAGCAGTTCCAGCGTGCGCTCGCAGCTGTTGGCGCAGGAGCATTCCCCTTCGAAAGAGACGCGCAGAGCGCGCGGATAGAGCCGGCACACGCCGGGGATCGCCGCTTCGCCGCGCTCCCGCTGCAGCGCGCAGTACCCGTCTTCCCGCTGCAGGTAGCAGCGGCCGCGCCAGTCGTGGTTCAGGCCCGCGTAACGTTCGGGCGTCGCGTCGGCGAGCACGGAAAAAGCGCGGTCCAGGCGTTTGCGCAGCGAGGCCGTGCAGTTCATGCCCACCAGGCGGAAGTAGTCGTCCCGGGACACGCAAACGCCCCAGCCTTTGCAGCAGCACGAGCGGCAGGCGCCGCACTTGCACTGGAATTTGGGAAAATACTCCGGCACGAGAATTTGCTGAATTTCAGCCATTTATAAAAACCCCTTCGGACAGGTTGAAAAAGCGCAGAGCTTTTCGAACGAATTATAATTCTGCGTGCCGCCGCCGATGAGGTTTTTATAAATACATAATGCAAATTATAATTTATATTTTTGTCCCAAAGGGTTTCGGCCGTTTCGAGCCATCATGGGGTGGCAAGGAACCCCTGAGCCCTTTTTGATAACGAGAATTAGGACAACATCCATGTGAGATTCTTTTATCGAGAAGCAGCGCCCCTTCACAGCCCCAGCTTCGCGAGCCACTCGGTTACGGCCTGTTGGGCCTGAGGGCGTTCGTTCTGGGCGACGGCGCCGCGCACGGCGAGGCCGCCAAGGATCTTGGCGTCGGGCAGGGCTTTTTGCAGCGACTCCTGCGTGCGCCCCATGCCGCTGCCTTCGTGGGTGGCGAACGGAACCACGGTTTTGCCCTTCCAGTCGTGGGATTCGAGGAAGGTGAACACGGCCATGGGCATTTCGCCCCACCAGATCGGATAGCCAAGAAAGACCGTGTCGTAGGCGCCGATATCTTTGTCCTCGGCCAGTTCGGGGCGCACGCCCGCGCGCAGTTCCTTCCTGGCGATGTCGGTGGTCTCGTCGTAGCCTTCGGGATAGGCGTTGGCGGCCCTGATCTCGAACAGGTCGGCGCCGGTGGCGGCGGCGATCATCTTGGCGACGATCATGGTGTTGCCTTCTTGAATGACGCCGACATGGTACTGCTCGCCGGTCTTGGAGAACACGGCGACGAGCGTTTTGCCCCGCGGCGCGGCCGGGGCGCAGCCGGCGGCCAGCGCCAGGACGGTCAGCGCGAGAATGAACTTTTTCATGTGGAACCACTCTTTCTGTGTGAAAAATTTTCGATTGGGGACGGAACCCCGCCGCCCGGCGTCAGTATAACATTGAAGCCGGCTCTCATGGCAAGACGACGATTCTTTCACAATGCGAGCGGCGAATTGCCGGGGACGTTTTTCGCCGCAACGGAGTCGCCAATAGGGTTCTCGCCGGCGGCAACGCCGGACACGCTTTCGACGCGCGCGCCGATCCGTTCCGGCGCAGCGGCCAGCCGTTCGCAGACTTTCTTGTCGCCGATTTCGCCGAGGTGGACGACCTCGTAGGGGGCAATGTCGCTGTCGATGTAGTTGATGACGAAGGCGTTCCAGCCGTCCCAGTAATAGAGGTGTCCCGCCTTGACCTGCGAGGTGCGTTCCGCGGCGAACTCCGGGCGGAAGGGCAGCTCGGCGTAGAACTCGTGCCCGCCGAAGCGTTTCATGTCCAGTTCCAGAGGCAGGCGCGCGGCGATGTCGCGCGCGGTGACGTTGTCTTCGAGCGCGGCGGCATAGGTTTTCCCGTCGATGAGGATCTGCAAGGGTATTCTCCTTTCCGCCGCGTCGGATGCGACGAAGCCGAAAAACGCGAACGCCAGCGCGACGCCGAGCTTTCTCATGGCGCGCCCTCTCATTTCTGCGGCCTGAGCGGACCGTAAAAAAACGAAGCCGTGGCGCCGCCGTCGACGAGAAAGTCGGCGCCGGTAATGAAAGCGCCCTGCGGCCCCATGAGCAGTTCGGCGACGTTCGCCACTTCGTCGGCGGTGCCGGGACGACCGGCCGGGCATTTGGCGAACATGGTCCTGTAGAATTCGCCGCGCGGTCCGTTGAATTCGTCCAGCGCCAGCGGCGTGACGATGATGCCGGGCGAGATGGAGTTGAGGCGCGCGCCGCGCTCGCCCCACTTGACCGCTTCGGCCATGACGCGCTTGACGTTGCAGCGTTTGGCCAGCTGATAGGCATGCAGCGTGTCGCGGACGTTTTTCGGCTGCAGCAGAGGCAGCGACAGCAACTCCTCCGCCGGCGTGCAGGCCAGCAGTTCGTCCTCGGCAGGGGTGAGCGCCGGCATACGGTGCCCCGACTGGCTGGAGATGGTCACGCCGGTGCCGCCGCGGGCGATGACGCTGCCCACTTCTTCAAGCAGCATGGCCGTGCCGTAAAGGTCGACTTTTAAAATCACGGGCACGGGCGCCTGGCTGGGCGATACGCCGGCGGCGTTGACAAAGCGCGTGATCCTGCCGTATCGCTGCGCTTCAGCGATCAGGGCGCGCACCGAGTCGCGCGAGGAGATGTCGGTTTCCACGGCGACGGCGTCGAATCCGGCCTCATTCATGGTCCTGGCGATGGCTTCGGCGTTTTCCAGACGCTTGTCGCCGACGACGATCTTCATTCCGAAGCCGACGCGGCGGGCGATGGCCATGCCGATCTGCCCGGCGCCGGTCCAAATCATCACGTCTTTCATGCGAAATTCCTCCTGTCTTTCGATGGATGTCACACGTTCGCCTTTGCCCAAGCGGCGATAACGGCTTCGGAGGCGGCCGCTTCGGCGCCGTGGACGGCCAGCCCCGCGCCGAACGAGGCCCCCTTGCACAGGGATTTGAGCGAACGTTTGCAGCTGCCGAGGCCGCTGCCCTCGTGCGTCATCAGCGGCAGCACTTTTTTGCCGGCGAAGTCAAGGCGCTCCAGCAACGAGAACACAGCCATCGGGAAGGTGCCCCACCAGCAGGGGCCGCAGACGAAAACCGTGTCGTAGCCGTCGAGCGAGTCGAGGTATCTTTTCAGCGCGGGACGAGCGTTGGCGCGCAGCTCGGCTCGGGCTTCCTCGGTGCAGGCGGCGTAGTCCGCCGCATAGTCCTTGACGGGCTCGACCTCGAACAGGTCGCCGCCGACGGCTTTTTGAACGAACTCGGCGGCGACCTCCGTGTTGCCTTTTTTCAGGTTGACGATCGAGCCGTTGACGTAATTCTGCCCCTTGCGCGAATAGTAGACGATCAGATTTCCCGGCATGACGTTGCCTCCTCATTTGAATTCGATTCGGGCGTTCGGCGCGGGGCCGAACTTCCGTCTCGCGTTTTGTCCGCATCATATACGATAAAGCACGCTTCAGGGCAAACTTTCCAAATCGCGCTTTGCGGCGGGAACGATGAAACGAGACGCTTCTTCCGCGCCGGGAAACCGGAAAGCGCGTCTGCATTTTTCCTTTCTTTGTGTTAGACTGGGGCCGTACCATAAAAATCAACGGTTCGGGAGGATGCACATGAAAAAGTTTGCGGCTCTGGTTCTGGCGGTATGGGTGACGGCCGGCGCGGCCGGCGCGGCGGAGAGGCCCAAGGTGACGATCTACACCTCGATGTACGAGGACATCATCGAGGCGATGACGGACGTGCTCGCGGAAAAGTTCCCCGACTACGACGTCGAGTTCTTCTACGGCGGCACCGGCACACTGCAGGCCAAGATCGCGGCGGAGATGGACACTCAAAAGCTGGGCTGCGACATCCTCATGGTGGCCGACCCGTCCTACGCGCTGGAGCTGAAGGCGAAGGGCCTCCTGCATCCCTACGTTTCCAAGGAAGCGGCGCATCTGGCCTTCGAATACGACGCGGAGGGGTGCTGGTATCCCGTGCGCGTCAGTAACATGATCCTGGCGTACAATCCCGAGAAGTACGGGAAAGAAGACGTGCCCCGCACGTTCGGCGATTTCGCCGGCGAATCCATGAAAGGCGTCGGTTCCATGTCCAACCCGCTCACCTCGGGCACGGCGCTGGTCGCCATCTCGGCGCTGAAGGACAAGTACGGCTACGGGTATTACGACAGGCTGGGCGCCAACCGCGTCATGGTCGAGTCCGGCTCGGTGGCGCTGACCAAGCTGGAGACGGGCGAATGCAAGGAGATCATGATCCTCGAGGAATCGGTGCTGAAAAAGCGCGAGGAAGAAGGCAGCGCCATCGAAGTGATCTATCCCGAAGACGGCACGATCTGCGTGCCCTCGCCAATCATGACCGTGAAGGACGAGTGGAGCGCCCACGGCCACGAAAAAGTCTGCGAGGAATTGACGGACTGGTTCCTCTCTGCCGAGGGGCAAAAGTACATCGTCAAGGCGTGGATGCACTCCGTGCGCAAGGATCACCCCGAAGCGCCCTACGACGCGGCCGCCACCGCCGGCATCGTCGCCAACTCCATGCCCGTGAACTGGCAGCGCTGCCTCGACGAACGCGCCGAACTGAGAACGAACTTCGAAGAGCGCGTCAAGAACGCCGCCAGATAAGGCAAGACGGAAGGGCACCGCGAAGAAACGTTGTTTTGCGGCGAAACCCACAGATGAAAAAAAGCGCGGCGTCCGACTGGATGCCGCGCTTTCTTCATTTTGTACCGCTTTTCCCGCCATCTTCGCAGCGCCCTTTGTTTGAAAGCTACATGCGCTCGTGGGCGGAACGGGCGATGACGTCGAGCTGCTGCTCGCGGGTGAGGTCGATGAACTTGACGGCGTAGCCGGAAACGCGGATCGTGAAGTTGGCGTACTCGGGCTTTTCGGGGTGGTCCATGGCGTCCTGGAGCCTGTCGACGCCGAAGACGTTGACGTTGAGGTGATGGGCGCCGCGGTCGAAGTAGCCGTCGAGCACGTGCACCAGATTGGCGCTGCGCTCTTCCGCCGTGTGGCCGAGCGCGCCGGGGCTGATGGTCTGGGTGTTGGAGATGCCGTCGAGGGCGCACTCGTAGGGCAGTTTGGCGACGGAGTTGAGCGAGGCCAGCAGGCCGTTCTTTTCCGCGCCGTAAGCGGGGTTCGCGCCGGGCGAGAGCGGTTCGAAGGCTTTGCGGCCGTCGGGCAGCGCGCCGGTGTTTTTGCCGTAGACGACGTTGGAAGTGATCGTCAAAATCGACGTGGTGGGCTCCGAACCGCGGTAGGTGTGGAAGCGGCGCAGCTTGGTCATGAAGGTCTTGAGCAGCCACACAGCGATCTCGTCGGCGCGGTCGTCGTCGTTGCCGTAGCGCGGGAAGTCGCCCTCGATCCTGAAATCCGTCGTCACGCCCCGCTCGTTGCGGACGGGGGACACGCGCGCGTATCTGATGGCCGAGAGCGAGTCGACGACGTGGGAAAATCCGGCGATGCCGGTGGCGAAGGTGCGCCGTACGTCCGTGTCGATCAGCGCCATCTCGGCGGCCTCGTAATAGTATTTGTCGTGCATGTACTGGATCAGGTTGAGCGTGTTGACGTACAGCCCCGCCAGCCAGTCGAGCATCGCGTCGAACTTGGCCATGACTTCATCGTAATCCAGCGTCTCCGCGGTGATGGGACGGAACTCGGGGCCGACCTGCGCGCCGGTCTTCTCGTCGACGCCGCCGTTGATGGCGTAGAGCAGGCACTTGGCGAGGTTGGCGCGGGCGCCGAAGAACTGCATCTCCTTGCCGGTCTGCGTGGCGGACACGCAGCAGCAGATGCTGTAATCGTCGCCCCAGACGGGACGCATCACGTCGTCGTTTTCGTACTGGATGGAGCTGGTCGAAACGGAAACGGCGGCGGCGTAGCGCCTGAAGTTCTCCGGCAGGCGCGAAGAGTAAAGCACAGTCAGGTTCGGCTCGGGCGCGGGCCCCATGTTCTCCAGCGTATGCAGGAAGCGGAAGTCGTTTTTGGTCGTCATGTGGCGGCCGTCCAGCCCCAGCCCCGCCAGTTCCAGCGTAGCCCAGATGGGGTCGCCGGAGAAAAGCTGATTGTAGGAGGGGATGCGCGCGAACTTGACGATGCGGAGCTTGAGCACGAACTGGTCGATCAGCTCCTGCGCTTCCGCCTCGGTAAGCGTCCCTTCGCGCAGGTCGCGCTCGACGTAAACGTCGAGGAAGGTGGAGACGCGCCCCACGCTCATGGCCGCGCCGTTTTGGCTCTTGACGGCGGCAAGGTA comes from the Pyramidobacter piscolens W5455 genome and includes:
- a CDS encoding alpha/beta fold hydrolase, which codes for MEFSFESVFVRRKDNGKKIFVNRCFCPASYDAKNLLCVHGLTSSNHVFDLDYKDYSVARYFARNGYNVWCMDYGGYGLSDKYENGFDVDTENAAKDVVAVAGEICARQHADKLNVLGWSWGSMTSARASAMRPELFRRMAWVGPCFGGTLPTTVVKEPFTTLSYPYCVRVFQRVNGSDTEVDYATVEHGLVSLWVEQVFKNDAGHGRPNGGNRDISAAGDKWLIEPETATCPVLLHFGDKDVYVDKGRVKIALDKLPNGSACNFMKGAGHALWVERDYYRPFRERTLAFFEEE
- a CDS encoding DsbA family protein; the protein is MDESGKKHRVTMFLDVICEWCYLAKGILDSLRGRYDLDVTLLFMEIHPDAPEGGMPMSWHIPEPKKFFAMLNAMGAPYGVRFRDRDVFSNTRKALLAAEYAKSIGKGENFLRAIWRAYMEEGKNISEEAVIEEAAMTAGLGPRALEVAWGAPEWGERLRENAVLNDRCGMDGNVPGFVIDGKYTLSGAQSAKTWEEILQRIERTGD
- a CDS encoding cupin domain-containing protein, with protein sequence MKKYRAGLCLAAALLGAGAAFAAVELKPQKHGQCYTAEQLFILDKKGAGGGMGTLHGEFAFRREQALEDDAIKEIGWMTLKPGAYIGLHSHKDNEDAYLIVSGKGVFTDGNGNAWVVGPGDMTLARPGQSHGLANLSKEDLVFLDIIAKNNAADLEALAKNPTGQCFRLKDLFDKNVEKAGAGKGTGVLYGKFAFRREQATDDQAIKEIGLMTLKKGASIGMHPHVDNDDAYIIIAGTGVFTGSDGKEIEVGPKSVTIAGPGESHALRNDNDQDLVFIDLIARNHALKIAK
- the fliB gene encoding flagellin lysine-N-methylase, whose product is MAEIQQILVPEYFPKFQCKCGACRSCCCKGWGVCVSRDDYFRLVGMNCTASLRKRLDRAFSVLADATPERYAGLNHDWRGRCYLQREDGYCALQRERGEAAIPGVCRLYPRALRVSFEGECSCANSCERTLELLLEQREPLRFLLIEKPASLPDFRIGEDGERARRDRETRDRCLAVLQDRGCPVPRRLMNLGALAGLVPGEAEPDRAAAFRLCALLMGELACDSLSLGDYAREVFALYGLPLDGEALKTAAAAELAPAVEKYVRFSEDFEAEFPEWPVFAEHLLVNHVFFCGFPCSAATESLRKELAAFCAVYALARFAAVGWTRAHRSAEALIDVCAAAFRFIEHGSFARNAPIVLREAGALSPDGVAKLALG
- a CDS encoding flavodoxin — its product is MKKFILALTVLALAAGCAPAAPRGKTLVAVFSKTGEQYHVGVIQEGNTMIVAKMIAAATGADLFEIRAANAYPEGYDETTDIARKELRAGVRPELAEDKDIGAYDTVFLGYPIWWGEMPMAVFTFLESHDWKGKTVVPFATHEGSGMGRTQESLQKALPDAKILGGLAVRGAVAQNERPQAQQAVTEWLAKLGL
- a CDS encoding cyclophilin-like fold protein, encoding MRKLGVALAFAFFGFVASDAAERRIPLQILIDGKTYAAALEDNVTARDIAARLPLELDMKRFGGHEFYAELPFRPEFAAERTSQVKAGHLYYWDGWNAFVINYIDSDIAPYEVVHLGEIGDKKVCERLAAAPERIGARVESVSGVAAGENPIGDSVAAKNVPGNSPLAL
- a CDS encoding SDR family oxidoreductase, with the translated sequence MKDVMIWTGAGQIGMAIARRVGFGMKIVVGDKRLENAEAIARTMNEAGFDAVAVETDISSRDSVRALIAEAQRYGRITRFVNAAGVSPSQAPVPVILKVDLYGTAMLLEEVGSVIARGGTGVTISSQSGHRMPALTPAEDELLACTPAEELLSLPLLQPKNVRDTLHAYQLAKRCNVKRVMAEAVKWGERGARLNSISPGIIVTPLALDEFNGPRGEFYRTMFAKCPAGRPGTADEVANVAELLMGPQGAFITGADFLVDGGATASFFYGPLRPQK
- a CDS encoding flavodoxin; protein product: MPGNLIVYYSRKGQNYVNGSIVNLKKGNTEVAAEFVQKAVGGDLFEVEPVKDYAADYAACTEEARAELRANARPALKRYLDSLDGYDTVFVCGPCWWGTFPMAVFSLLERLDFAGKKVLPLMTHEGSGLGSCKRSLKSLCKGASFGAGLAVHGAEAAASEAVIAAWAKANV
- a CDS encoding ABC transporter substrate-binding protein; translation: MKKFAALVLAVWVTAGAAGAAERPKVTIYTSMYEDIIEAMTDVLAEKFPDYDVEFFYGGTGTLQAKIAAEMDTQKLGCDILMVADPSYALELKAKGLLHPYVSKEAAHLAFEYDAEGCWYPVRVSNMILAYNPEKYGKEDVPRTFGDFAGESMKGVGSMSNPLTSGTALVAISALKDKYGYGYYDRLGANRVMVESGSVALTKLETGECKEIMILEESVLKKREEEGSAIEVIYPEDGTICVPSPIMTVKDEWSAHGHEKVCEELTDWFLSAEGQKYIVKAWMHSVRKDHPEAPYDAAATAGIVANSMPVNWQRCLDERAELRTNFEERVKNAAR
- the pflB gene encoding formate C-acetyltransferase — its product is MREEWRGFTGAHWRDDVNVRDFIQRNYSPYDGDAAFLAGPSAATAKLWDDVQKLQKEERAKGGVLDMETETVSSITAYGPAYIGEADKALEKIVGLQTDKPLKRAFMPYGGIKMAEEACTTYGYTPNPELHKIFTEYRKTHNQGVFDAYTPEMIAARRNKIITGLPDTYGRGRIVGDYRRVALYGVDFLIEKKKADFANCGCGIMTDGVIRQREELSEQIRALEQMREMAAAYGFDISRPARNAREAVQWLYFGYLAAVKSQNGAAMSVGRVSTFLDVYVERDLREGTLTEAEAQELIDQFVLKLRIVKFARIPSYNQLFSGDPIWATLELAGLGLDGRHMTTKNDFRFLHTLENMGPAPEPNLTVLYSSRLPENFRRYAAAVSVSTSSIQYENDDVMRPVWGDDYSICCCVSATQTGKEMQFFGARANLAKCLLYAINGGVDEKTGAQVGPEFRPITAETLDYDEVMAKFDAMLDWLAGLYVNTLNLIQYMHDKYYYEAAEMALIDTDVRRTFATGIAGFSHVVDSLSAIRYARVSPVRNERGVTTDFRIEGDFPRYGNDDDRADEIAVWLLKTFMTKLRRFHTYRGSEPTTSILTITSNVVYGKNTGALPDGRKAFEPLSPGANPAYGAEKNGLLASLNSVAKLPYECALDGISNTQTISPGALGHTAEERSANLVHVLDGYFDRGAHHLNVNVFGVDRLQDAMDHPEKPEYANFTIRVSGYAVKFIDLTREQQLDVIARSAHERM